A window from bacterium encodes these proteins:
- a CDS encoding PilZ domain-containing protein, whose amino-acid sequence MSVSASAERREFRRLTLPLSARFRLRDSTVVRRGTIENISGAGAAILTPVPLPANGIVEQLRFSLSPEDSQDRVKVSVAASVVKSEPRRFADSSERYRSGLVFLDLEGEPLERVSEIIDSELSRAAAA is encoded by the coding sequence ATGTCTGTGAGCGCGTCCGCCGAGCGTCGCGAGTTTCGTCGACTGACGCTACCTCTCTCCGCTCGTTTTCGGCTTCGTGACTCAACGGTCGTGCGTCGAGGAACGATAGAGAACATTAGCGGAGCGGGTGCCGCGATCCTGACGCCGGTTCCGCTGCCGGCCAACGGCATCGTAGAGCAGCTGAGGTTCTCGCTGTCTCCCGAGGACTCGCAAGACCGCGTCAAAGTCTCGGTCGCGGCAAGTGTCGTCAAGAGCGAGCCAAGGCGGTTCGCAGACAGTAGCGAGCGCTACCGCTCGGGTCTGGTGTTCCTCGACCTAGAGGGCGAGCCCTTGGAAAGGGTGAGCGAGATCATCGACAGCGAACTGAGCAGAGCGGCCGCGGCCTAG